The nucleotide window CGGGGGATCTGTCCTTCCTCAAACAGCAGAAGCCGCCGCGAAAGCTCGAAGGCCGCCGGGCGCTCAGCAATGTGGCCGCCATCCGGCTCGACCGCATCACGCCGGACCCGAAGCAGCCGCGGAAGGAATTTGACCCGGAAGCGCTTCAACATCTCGCCGAGAGCATCAAAGAGCGGCAGCTCCAGCCCATCAACGTCCGCTGGGACGAGGGCCTTGAGCAGTACGTCATCATCAGCGGCGAGCGCCGCTACCGGGCCTGCCAGCTTGCCGAGCTGGAAACCATCGACTGCATGGTGCTCGATGGCGACCTCACCGAAAGCGACATCCGCCGCACGCAGCTCATCGAAAACTGCCTGCGCGAGGACTTAAAGCCGCTGGAGCGGGCCAGCGCCTTTCAGGAGCTGATGCGGCTCAACAGCTGGAACGCGAAGGAACTGGCCCAGTCGCTCAAAATCTCTGC belongs to Tautonia marina and includes:
- a CDS encoding ParB/RepB/Spo0J family partition protein, whose product is MDEVKTTAREQGQVNRLESLGSRKAGSGDLSFLKQQKPPRKLEGRRALSNVAAIRLDRITPDPKQPRKEFDPEALQHLAESIKERQLQPINVRWDEGLEQYVIISGERRYRACQLAELETIDCMVLDGDLTESDIRRTQLIENCLREDLKPLERASAFQELMRLNSWNAKELAQSLKISASTVTQALSLLEQPEEVRQMVAEEALPARTAYEIQKLEDPKKQVALANRVVKEKLTRDQTAKAVRQLKG